ATCGGCAGTATGGATTAGGTATTATCGAAAATCTTCAACATAGTCTTTCCAAGGAAAAGAAGATGATGTTAGCATTTTATTCTTATGCTTGCGAGGAAGAGCGAACCTTTGCCGAGTTGGCATAAGAAAGGATTCCTTACATAGTGCAGAAGCACTTCAAGTCTTTCCGCAATTCGCAGCCACTACATAAAAGCGGGAGCGATCTTGCGTTTTCAGTCACAGTTGAATCCACTGGGAACTCAGCCACTGGAGCAGCTGGTCAGTCCGCCTCACCTGAAGTAGCTCTTCGAGATTATCTTCTAGTTTTGGTGGTTGTAAGCTGCTGTTTCAGTTACAACAAAGTAAGTtcatacaaaaattcttcaaGCTGTTTGCTACTTGTCTTGCAATATAGTAAGCCAAAAATTCATTTTGCTATTAATGCGGAGTACTgcacattaaaatgaaaagcaaaaacattttatgaGTCATCAATGAAATCCATAGATAGCATTAATTGGTCTGTGTATAGAACAACAGCGTTTACTAATGTTGTTATTCCGAAGTGACGAGCTGCTTTGCctaagtaaaatgaaagagataaaTATGCTGTTCTATAAAGAAATCGTAAAAATACCGCATTTGAGTTATAAATTTGTATTACACCAGCAAAACTTTGATAAATTCTCTTTCCAGCGATAGATATATAATTTGCTGCTATTTATGCTAGCTGTTTCACATCCAAGCATAAGCCTATTGCCATAGCTTTGATATGGTATGGTAcggtatatgtactgtatatactgtagttgaaaatacttttattttatatcccAGTGATTGTTTTCATCTGTAGTATGAAGATAAAACGATCATTGTTACCTCTTCGAAATCGTTTCTGCACTTTTTAACATGTAAGAAGTAATGagcatgaaacaaaaaattacataatgtacAAATGTACTGAAGACCATATGGAGGGTACTATtgctaaataattttatttattaattgttttttttttttatttttggtggcaGGGTACACTTCTTTAGTAGTATTAATTAAGAGCGTTAAAATCAGGTTGGGTAAAGGCATCTGAAAGCCTGTATGTTTGATTATATGTAGGTACAGTTTTGAAAAAGGAACGATGTAACGAAGTACAtcgtttctttttcaaaactgtaCCTACATATAATCAAACGTACAGGCTTTCAGATGCTTTTACCCAACCTGATTTTAACGCTCTTTATTAATGCTACTAAAGAAGTGTACCctgccaccaaaaaaaaaaaaaaaaaaacaattaataaataaaattatttagcaATAGTACCCTCCATATGGTCTTCAGTACATTTgtacattatgtaattttttgtttcatgttcatTACTTCTTACATGTTAAAAAGTGCAGAAACGATTTCGAAGAGGTAACAATGATCGTTTTATCTTCATACTACAGATGAAAACAATCACTgggatataaaataaaagtattttcaactatagtatatactgtacatatactgtaccatACCATATCAGAGCTATGGCAATAAATGATAGTGGTGAATCAAGTGTTCCCATATTTGCAATGGCCAGTGTGATATTCTTGagattatattttgaaatgagaGCGTGTACGGTTTGATAAAAACATGCAGAagtaaactaaaatattttgctAATTGAAACTTACTTGAAGCAAACATAGACGTATTAATCTTCAGAATacgataaattttttttcaagtaaatttctaagttttttttatttttcagatgtcTTGGAATAACCATCAACCAATAGAATTTTCCCTCAGTTCAACCAACCCCTATGGGAACTTCACGGTTGTCGATATGGCACCAAAGGAGATCCTCCACATGGTGGATGCTCACTGGTACCAATATCCTCCTCTGAATCCACTGTGGTATGCTTTGGTAGGGCTGTGGGTTGGAGTCATGGGGTGTCTTTCCATTTCTGGCAACTTTGTTGTCGTCTGGGTATTCATGAACACCAAGTCTCTCCGTACTCCAGCTAACTTGCTTGTTGTCAACTTGGCCATCTCTGATTTCCTGATGATGTTCACCATGTTCCCACCCATGATGATTACCTGCTACTGGCAAGCATGGACTCTTGGTGCATTCTTCTGCGAAGTCTATGGGTTCCTGGGATCCCTGTTCGGCTGTGTCTCAATCTGGTCCATGGTTTGGATCACTCTCGATCGATACAATGTAATTGTTAAGGGTGTTTCTGGAACCCCTCTCTCCAGCAGTGGAGCCCTTATGAGAATTGGTGGAACTTGGGTGGCTTCCATTGCCTGGTGTCTTCCCCCCTTCTTTGGGTGGAACCGCTATGTACCAGAAGGCAACCTGACTGCTTGTGGTACTGACTATCTTACTGATGATGCATTCTCTCATTCTTACCTGTACATCTACTCTGTCTGGGTATATCTGCTCCCTCTGTTCTTAAACATCTATCTGTACTCCTTTATCATCAAGGCTGTTGCCAACCACGAGAAACAGATGCGAGAACAGGCCAAGAAGATGGGAGTCAAGTCTCTCAGGAGTGAAGAGAGCCAGAAGACCTCTGCTGAATGCCGTCTTGCCAAGGTCGCCCTCATGACCGTGTCCCTTTGGTTCATTGCATGGACACCCTATTTCATCATCAACTGGAGTGGAATGCTCAAGAAAGAATTGGTCTCTCCTGTATACACCATCTGGGGTTCTGTATTTGCTAAGGCCAACGCTGTTTACAATCCAATTGTGTATGCCATCAGTCATCCCAAATACCGTGCAGCCTTGGAGAAGAAGCTTCCATGCCTTGCATGTACCACTGAAAACAATGAAACAGTCAGTGAAACTGCTTCTGCTGCCACCACCAATGAAAAGGCACCAGAGAGTTCTTAAATTTTTTGATACAAGGACTttgattcaaattattttttctgaaaattaatttctcctATGTATTTCaatttgatttaataaataattttttctgcagTCAAAAGTATTATCATTCAGAGCCTCTTTCCTTTACTAGTAAAGTTGAAGCTTACTTTCTGTGTGACCATTTTACAGCTCAGGGAATACacgtctttgtaaaaaaaaaaaatatatatatatattgtatgcagaTAATTTAGATAACTGATGACAGTGGAACAGCTTAAATtgtttcacaaataatttcaATAACCTCGCTCAGTTTGAATAAACTCTATTTAAAATTTACATCCCTATAAATCcattaaaatcttatttaaacGCATTATTTATACTTGAAATTTCAGCATACACTGAATCTGAGTTATTTGGTTTTAGAGAAATTGTGATTCCTGttaatatgtataaacatttcaCAATCCTTGTTATTAAAGATAGTAAGTAGAAAGCCAGTAAAAATAAGATTATGGTTCTGATACTTTCTGGGTATTTTATTTTCGCATAGAAGCTTGTGCTCTTAATACCCAACAGTAAACACTAAGCTGTCTCATATCTGACACGTTCTTACATCttacctttctttaaaattacatcgactttaaaaacgaagaaaagaaaCATTCCCGGACTTTCTTCCATAGGGCTTTCTAAATCCAACCTTGATTCTCATTTGTAGTAGAGTATTTTTCTGTTggttaaaaattatttgcatttttgtatttacacaaaacaaacagagGATCTTGTCCTTCGAAAAAAACCGGCAACTAATACGGTGAAAAATTTAGATCTCTTCCATTCTCCCAGTTGCACTgtaaaatttcgttaaaattatatatatataatttatatatatatatatatatatatatatatatatatatatatatatatatatatatatatatatatatatacatacatacatacatacatatatttatatatatatatatatatatatatatatatatatatatatatatatatatatatatatatatatatatatatatatatatatatacatattatgtttgCAGGCCATGAATCTTAGATATTGGGAATTCTAGATAGCCTTGCTACTGGGGTCGCAGAAtcataaataagaaaagggggaattttaaGGTCGCCAGAGTGATAGCCTGAGTAAgtaaatattagtttatttacaatttacagaataaatttaaCAGCGAAGGGAATACACGGCATCAGTCGATTAAATAGAATCAATGCACTGAGGAAATACTCTGCAAAATAAGTTACCGATGACAACAACGGATATTGTCGGTGTCGAATTCATGCACACTTGTGTCAGATATCTTGCACTAGTCAATTAACACTGGGCATTGACCCTGAAAGGCAGGGAGATGTCTGATGAGTATAAATTCACCTCATTACACCTATCGTATGAACATAATAAAGAACAAGATTCGAGgaggtaattaattaatttctattactgCCAGGggaattattcattaattcactTAAATTCAAGAAAGTACTTTACAAGGATTCTACACTGCATTTGTAGGCTAGCAAGGGAAGgaataatgaaaggtgaaaaggtggaggaaaaaatatgaagattaagGGTGAAGTCCTCTCAGTTTCCAGACGTACTGTACCTGATGCAATTTGTATATGCTTTTAGTAAAAGCATGAGTGGGTTCTTCCTTCCTTTAGCAGAGTTGGGCAGGCGGAATAAATGCGTGCTTAGTAGGCTATCACAAGTGATAGGAAGTCCGCCGTGGAGAAGCTCTCTTAAGGACTTGGGAAGGAGGACCAGCTTGGACCATGCGTCTCTCAGTACTGACTCATTTGGGGTAGCATCACATCTCTTCCTTGCAAGCCGGATGCCCTTCCAAGATTTTCTCCCTCGTATGACTCTAGAACACAAAACGAATCTGCGAGAAGGGAGCGGAAAACAGGAATGTGGAAAGGTGCAGCTCAGTTAATCCCCCCGGTGTTATCTTTGGGAAGATATCAGAAAGGGGAAGACGATGGGCTTGGACTTTTGAGCTCTCCAGAGTCCCACGCTGCTCTAAAAGtttatttggttatttaaaaactgaaatgtttagTTTCTTATCAGGCATAAGACTCGATTctcgtaacaataatatatatatatatatatatatatatatatatatatatatatatatatatatatatatatatatatatatatatatatatatatatgtgtgtgtgtgtgtgtgtgtgtgtgtgtgtgtgtatataaaacgtGTTGTTGAAGGAATAGATCAGTGAAACTTATAAGAGGTCGAGCAAATCATTAAAGtcaagtaaagtaagtatacttATCAGGAAAAGGATAGCATAATGGAAaattatggaagcaaaataaataattttaataaggcAAACtgcagataataaaataaataattggaacAAGAACTTACAGGCACCAAAGCATTCAAAGCGATGTGTGTACATCTGGACTTTGGATCAAGTCGTagtttaaaatttatcttttcttgtacAATTACGttattgaatgatgttttaaACATTATGCATATGCCAGTATTCAGAAAAAAGATATATGTCAACTGTTTGCCTGGCGATGCAGGCGCATGATGTGCCGTGATGACAGCTAACATTTTTTGATCTAAAACAAACGAACAAGGTACTTGTTAATGGATACAGTACTATGCAGGCAGTCGGTATCCTGGCAGCCGAGCTAAACAGCATTCcgtttaaaggaaattaaagtgattatatttctttctgagtttatttccttcaagaattgtggttttaagtttttcttataactcagccaaaacaattttttttcggtCTGAAGAGGGCTTCATTTTAGCACTCAAAATTTGTTGGCATGCATGTTTTGCCTATATAgtgtcaaaaaatttttaatatattttgtgtatttatcatAATCAGAATATAGAAGGATTCTGAATATTAACCTATAAATGTTTGGCCAGGCAACAAAAGCGAGGTATCATATGATATGCATTATAATTTTTGTGCAGTTTATGATTCTGTTCTATTAGATTTTTTTAATCAATACTGTATTCTTTAACAGTTGTTATGCAAGTATATAATTGATCAttacagtgctgaatggcctcctaGATTTGTCCATTTGGCCTAATTCTGAGCCCGGATGCTTGAGGACTGACTTATTCActccttgagagaaaaatgtttatactcttCACGGTGAggcaaaacagttaaaaaaataacgCATTTCCACATATAATTAACATCAGTAATGGTTGGTAGATTACATTGATAGTGAGTAAACAGTCGAATGGttagtaacattaaaaaatttcatacagtag
This Macrobrachium rosenbergii isolate ZJJX-2024 chromosome 42, ASM4041242v1, whole genome shotgun sequence DNA region includes the following protein-coding sequences:
- the LOC136827892 gene encoding rhodopsin-like; the protein is MSWNNHQPIEFSLSSTNPYGNFTVVDMAPKEILHMVDAHWYQYPPLNPLWYALVGLWVGVMGCLSISGNFVVVWVFMNTKSLRTPANLLVVNLAISDFLMMFTMFPPMMITCYWQAWTLGAFFCEVYGFLGSLFGCVSIWSMVWITLDRYNVIVKGVSGTPLSSSGALMRIGGTWVASIAWCLPPFFGWNRYVPEGNLTACGTDYLTDDAFSHSYLYIYSVWVYLLPLFLNIYLYSFIIKAVANHEKQMREQAKKMGVKSLRSEESQKTSAECRLAKVALMTVSLWFIAWTPYFIINWSGMLKKELVSPVYTIWGSVFAKANAVYNPIVYAISHPKYRAALEKKLPCLACTTENNETVSETASAATTNEKAPESS